The Collimonas sp. PA-H2 genome contains a region encoding:
- a CDS encoding MotA/TolQ/ExbB proton channel family protein, translated as MFAIIQAAGWPIWLLLIASVIATALIIERLVYLRRPRILPPQLLQEVIRVYHNGKINDDVLTNLASNSPLGRVLAAGLRNVDAPRDLMKESIEEAGQATAHDLERFLTTLGTIASLAPLMGLFGTVVGMIEIFGATTGAGADPTQLGHGISVALYNTGFGLAIAMPALIFYRHFRALVDGFVVDMEQQAVKFVDTVHGARK; from the coding sequence TTGTTTGCCATTATTCAAGCTGCGGGCTGGCCAATCTGGTTGTTGTTAATTGCCTCAGTCATTGCCACCGCATTGATTATCGAACGTCTCGTTTATTTGCGCCGTCCGCGGATTCTGCCGCCGCAACTGTTGCAGGAAGTGATACGGGTTTATCACAACGGCAAGATCAATGACGACGTCTTGACCAACCTTGCTTCCAATTCGCCGCTGGGGCGGGTGCTGGCTGCCGGCCTGCGCAATGTCGATGCGCCGCGCGACCTGATGAAGGAATCGATCGAAGAGGCCGGCCAGGCGACTGCGCATGACCTCGAACGGTTCCTGACGACGCTGGGCACGATTGCCTCGCTGGCGCCATTGATGGGCTTGTTCGGCACGGTGGTCGGCATGATCGAAATCTTTGGCGCGACCACTGGCGCCGGCGCCGATCCTACGCAACTGGGCCATGGCATTTCGGTGGCGCTGTATAACACAGGCTTCGGTCTGGCGATCGCCATGCCTGCCTTGATTTTCTATCGCCATTTCCGCGCCCTGGTGGACGGCTTCGTGGTTGATATGGAGCAGCAGGCTGTAAAATTTGTCGATACAGTTCATGGTGCGC